The genomic stretch agagacataagatatcaaaggacattcacaactgtTTAAGTCGAAGAGATGTAAAATATCAAAGGACATTCCCAACTCTTTAAGttgaagagacataagatattaAAGGACATTCccaactctttaagtcgaagagacgtaagatatcaaaggacattcccAACTCTATAAGTTGaagagacaaaagatatcaaaggacattcccaactctttaagtcgaagagacgtaagatatcaaaggacattcccaactctttaagtcgaagagacataagatatcaaaggacattcccaactctttaagtcgaagagacgtaagatatcaaaggacattcacaactctttaagtgaaagagacataagatatcaaagaaCATTCCCAACTCTTTAAGTCGATGAGacgtaagatatcaaaggacattcacaactctttaagtcgaagagacgtaagatatcaaaggacattccaACTCGTTAAGTCGAAGAGacgtaagatatcaaaggacattcccaactctttaagtcgaagagacataagatatcaaaggacattcccaactctttaagtcgaagagacgcaagatatcaaaggacatttacaACTCTTTAAGTTGAAaggacataagatatcaaaggacattcaaaACTCTTTAAGTTGAAGAGACATAAGATGTCGAAGGACATTCCCAACTCTTTAAGttgaagagacataagatatcaaaggacattcccaactctttaagtcgaagagacgtaagatatcaaaggacattcccAACTCTTTAAGTTGAAGAGacaagatatcaaaggacattcccaactctttaagtcaaagagacataagatatcaaaggacattcacaactctttaagtcgaagagatgtaaaatatcaaaggacattcacaactctttaagttgaagagacataagatattaAAGGACATTCccaactctttaagtcgaagagacgtaagatatcaaaggacattcccAACTCTATAAGttgaagagacataagatatcaaaggacattcacaactctatAAGTGAAacagacataagatatcaaagaaCATTCCCAACTCTTTAAGTCGATGAGacgtaagatatcaaaggacattcacaactctttaagtcgaagagacataagatatcaaaggacattcacaactctttaagttgaagagacataagatattaATATCAATtctctgtaaatataaaaatgagcTGGCCATGACATGATACAGAATTCCACCAAATTTCGCCTCAATACATTTAATgtcttaattttcaaaaaaaaaatatttgccactCCATAATCATAATGTGTCACCCtgttgttgccatggaaacatgACTTTTCAGGTAAAAATAAAGGtaattaaaatattgttaaatttttgtttgaagaCTGCTTAATGTCATGAAAAATGTTCTCCAAGcttattttaatgttttcaaaggttttgataGGCCAATATGCAGATTTATCAAGGTTTTCTACATTTTAAAGAATTTAGTGGTTCTACAGTGTTCCATAGATCCTTAAAATCTGTAGATGTTTTCATTCCTTTCCACACTGATTTCAAAGTACTATCTGACCTAAATATAatctatattatataaataaccaaGTAAACTTGTAAATTGAATGGGATATTCAAGCATGTCCTTAAAAAAGTATTAAGAAAatcttcattattcattattgataatatagagttatctcccctggtAGAACTCTTCTGATCTAAAGCACACATGTACACAGGAAGTATACACAAATGGGAGAAACTTTGCAGACGATATCAGTGATCAACAGTCAGTGTTAAAACAATAGTTATGGTCTGTAAATAACCATGTCCTTCTGTAGCTTTAAAAGCTCACAGATATGTGAATGTGTAGGTGAAAATTCCCCACTGACTTCTTTGTCATCAGAATTGCAGTCCATTGTTCTTACTGAGGCTGGTCTACTGCCAAGTGATATTACACAGAAGTTTCAAGTGTGCAGTGAACATTTTCACAggtttttgaataaaaacaaagcaGGTTGCAAATCAAAGATATGTGGAATACCTGATATAATTTCCTCTCAcaacaaagacaacaaaatatatGGAGGATGGTATGGGGTAAAGGCAGACAGAAATGTATCTTTGGAAAAAGTGAAAGAGATTCATGCTAGAACAGGAATCATAGTTCCAGTTGGAACTCGtaagtaaaataattaaaatgatttctttttttataattatacccccgctttaaaaaagggggggtatactgttttacctctgtctgtccgtccgtccgtcagtccgtccatcagtccgtcagtccgtcagtccgtccgtcagtcagtccgtcccatgaaactttcgtcacatttttctcaggaactacacatccaccctttctgtaatttggtatcaacatttatatatgtcagccataccgtgtgatgcgttttcagattcatcacttgacaacttcctgtttaccgaacacttgtctgattttacacatgatagctaagttgaaaattttcgtcacatttttctcaggaactacaatacaaggatttctgaaatttggtttcatgatttatataagtcagctataccgtgtgatgcgttttcagattcatcactcgacaacttcctgtttaccgaacacttgcatatttttacactattaatattatccacttgcggcgggggtatcatcagtgagcagtagctcgcagtttcacttgtttagtatcataatttgttatttatatttattaaccaGCATGGGGataacatcaaaagttcaatgtaggataaaaaacttaattcacatagtgttttttttcactgaccccccccccccctcttaacttgaTTTGGGCAAAATTGATTGAACAATAgggatatatatgtaaaaattgatTTTAGATATACTAAATTTGCAGAAGTTTACCCCCCTCCACATAAAAAACCTACaaagcaggcgcggatccagaaaaagggggggggggtccaggggttggaacccttttttttttgacaatcaatgcatttgaatggggacatgtaattggaacccccctttgtcctgggtttggaaccccccttttaaaatggctggaacCGACCCTGCAAAGggtatttgatttaagttttttctaaattatatgaaaagggtaGGGTAACAGAACCCCAGCGGCACcccctatcaattaagtattgaagtgGACCCCAACCCACCTCCCAGGCAATACTGGACCAttataaattaaatcaaaatgtctttTATTTCCAAAATAAGAGACCTATTATTAAATTTACAAGGAACAGTCAGGATATTGCATAAATAGCTGAAATCTTTCAGTTTCTAAAGTTATTAAAGAAGGAAAAACACCTTTAAATTGCATGATTTTATCCATTTCTTTCCCCTACCCAAAATATTACCGATGTTTGAAGAAAGTAAACAAGAAATAGAATTTCTCTCCAAAAACATGTAGCTTAACCTGTCAACAACAAAGGTACAGAATAAGTTCAGCAAAAACTGACAGGTTTTATttcgaaatatttaaatttgtcacAATCAGTAGTGAACTATAAACTTAATAaggaatttataagaatccattTCTcctaaattcattttttttctcttatggGACAAACATCTATTTAATTTGCATATACTAAAAAtgtatctttatttataaaaaaaataatttgaactgtATGTTTCAGCAATATGTCCAAGATGCAGAAAGACCCTTTATTGTGGGCAATCCACTTCATGTAGCATGGCTGAAATTTGTGCAAATACAAATGTAAGTTATAATGCTAGTACATGCTATTATTTTATTCAGagtcaatgtacatgtatgcatggTATCTCTATCTGTTAATGGGCTTAATTGTATCAGTCCGActgtcatacatgtcatataaagGGGTATATCAAACATCATGATACATTAAAATAGTTTACCCCTAGCACTGAAAGTCTGAACaccaaaataatttataatgattctcccaatttatttttattaaaaagatattaaaatatttgttgaatattaaattaaaccattatcagggccttttatagctgactatatgcggtatgggctttgctcattgttgaaggccgtatggtgacctataattgttaatgtttgtgtcattttggtcttttgtggatagttgtctcattggcaatcataccacatcttcttttttatattattctttatatttatatatatagagagagaaagggtatatatatatatatcttttaagaAACCAATCCAAAGATTGaatcaactaatttttttttcagctacATGTAAATACATCATCATCCATAGCAGACCATAATGTTGTTCGTATGCTTTGAGTGAAGAAAAAGGACCCTTCTGCCAAAAATGTGATAACCATTCACATACTGATGAATGCCAACAGTGTAGTTTTGTTGATGAAACACTATCTTTTATTTCAAAGAGTGCAATTGAAAGACACTGGGATAATCCTGAAGCTGTGCTCTTTAAGGTATTTTTAAATTCTGGTAAAATGTTATGtcctatagatataggaagatgtggtgtgagtgccaatgagacaactctccatccaaataacaatttaaaaagtaaaccattataggttaaagtacggcctacaacacggagccttggctcacaccgaacaacaagctataaagggccccaaaattactagtgtaaaaccattcaaacgggaaaaccaacggtctaatctatataaacaaaacgagaaacgagaaacacgtatattacataaacaaacgacaactactgtacatcagattcctgacttaggacaggtgcaaacatttgcagcgggattaaacgttttaatggatccaaaccttctccctttttctgaaacaatagcataacatcacaacataaaaaaacatacgataaaatatcaactTCTTCATTACTAAGTTACTGTGTGACTAATACAGATGTGAGACAACATCTTATCAAATTTTATTCCTCATGATAGTTTTTGGTTTTAGTGTAGATAGATCCAATCTTTTCTCAAGtactaaatatagaaaaaagttaCATGTATGCGACTTGGTATAGGAGATGCAGCACCGCAAGTCTGAGACCATCcttccaaaacatgtaaatttGACCTACATTACACATTTCTCTGGTTTTTAGATCACTTGGCCTAAAGGACGAAGTGAGCTTTTTTCATTATTTGGCGTCCTGTGTCCGTGGTCCGCAAACGTTTACAAAAATCTGTTCcaaaactactgagccaaattaaatcacacttggtcacaatcatcattgggtatctagtATAGAAATTGTGTCCAATGACCCAGCCCACCAACCAAGCTGACCAACTTAGCAAAAAAAAGTACAtaaggtgtaaaatgcagtttttggctagtATATATATCTGagaccaaagcatttagagcaaatttgataTTAGTAAAATTATTCATTAAGTAAAGATCTAAccgccctgaaatttttagacaaatcaGGCAACCagttgaattggtaattttaagaaaattttgcatttttttgttattatcatcaccaaaacaaaatttgatcATGAATTCTACATTTCTATTCTCCTCTATAttatgtgtcctttgtttaatatgctaCTTGCACACAGGCCAAGGATGAGcgacaggctctttagagcctctactGTAAATTCTAGATATAATTGTGAGAATGAGGTGAATATGAACTTGAACATAAGCACAAGTGTTATTGTATTTTGTtcttataaatttacaaaaacaagttcaaaattgtttttgttttaggttGAAAAAGCAATAGCTGATATCTATGAATGGAAGAGTCATATCCTTCGATCAAAAAATCAAGAAAAGGCAAGACAAGCTGTTGTGAACTGTCTTGGGGAAAATGAGGCTTTCATGGTAGCTGACTGGGCCATGAAATTTTTACCGCGAAAGTTTAGAGAGGGCCAGACAGATTGGTTTGGAAAGAGAGGCATTAATTGGCACATCACTGTTACTATGTTAAAATCAGAGGGAAGTGTGAAATTTCTTACACATGTGCATATATTTGAACAACCAACCCCTCAAGATGCAGCTACAACTGGAGCTATTCTTGTCGATGTGGTTCAAAATATTCCATCTGTCAAAAAGGTCAACATATGGTCAGATAATGCCGGTTGCTACAAAAGTACATTGACCATTGCTACTTTACATCAAGAGCtagacaagaaaataaaatcctACAATTTTTGTGAGGCTCAGGATGGGAAGGGCGCATGTGACAGGAAGGCATCCCATATCAAGTCGGCTATAAAAAGATATGTAAACGAGGGCAATAATGTGACAACTGCACACCAAATGAAACTGGTATGTTAATTATAGTAATGAGTTTAAGAATATTTGATATGCAATTAAAGTCAAAGTATAACCCTAGAAAGCTTGAATGAGGTCTGTCAGTCCAGCAAACCAGCTTTCCACACGTTTCATTCTTGAAGATATtggtttgatatttggtatatagtataaccatgacaagttacagtctgatgattttttttgcagagttattgTCCTTGGACTTGTAAAATTCACTCAAAATGTATTTAACCTATCAAGTGCATGccaaattctaatgcaattattttgtatcaatggatctgattggatgacagttagcgtaaaattctctatctccttgtctgtaacttagaaagccgacattttgaattgctgaatgtattgacatgtaatttctactaTAATAAGCAAAACAAAACCTCACATGTTGCACCTCAAAATCTtctgtttataaaattttattacattctgaagctgcacagaagccagaaaacgcctggtgtttatgtttgacgtcGGAAGCATACATATGatgtcacctagtgtagggaccaaagaagataacttCTTTTCGcgaaattttatttcttttattattttttttcaggcaATTGATTCGCAACAAAGAGGCCAGTACATGGTGAAAGTGATAAGTCCTGTTATTAATGCTGATGATGATAAGGTCTCACTTAGAAGTATTCCATTGATTTCTATGCTCCATAATTTTAAGTTTACTGATAATGGATTGCAAGTTTGGAGAGCTTATGATATTGGTCAAGGTAATataattttatgatttacttatCAGCTCAACTGTAGCTTGAAGAGCCATTTTATTCACTTTGGATATCAATGTTAACATTTCTCAAGAATATTTCATTACTCCAGAGAATGGAAGAAAGTTTCCTTCTATTATGATTTTCAACTGTATCAATTTCTGCTACCCACATAATTGTTTCTAGATAAATAGTTTAAGTGAACGACAATATGTTGCCTCTCataatgttattttgttaatcAATAATGGTACCTCTATCTTGTTACACAATGTGATATCTCTTAACCAAATTGACAAAATCATAACTAAAATGGCTTGCATAGATAATAAAGGGAAGAAATAATGTCTATTTTTGATACTACAGGtgaccagttaaaaaaaaaaaacaacctaggGGTTATGTCATTTGACCTTCAGCATGTATCTGTTATAAGTTCACAACTAAAGAAATTTTGCTCTATACATGAATCTTCATGTTTCATACAATATTCCGTTGTAATTGACAGTCCTAAAaatcaacccaacaatattagatctgtaaatttgctttcagaatttttttgttcttccctcactgGGATTTGAACCCatactactgagatatcgtgacaccaaatcgcctgcactgtagctgTCCTGCttgaccacacgaccacctgagcTATATGTACTTCAGTATATTGATATTAGCATCCATACAAGATCCCTTttgattaatttatataaaataatttatttgctTATATTTTGCATTTTAGGAAAGTTGATATCATGGAACAGCATTATTGATGAGAAAATTCCTGTGATACAGCTTTTTGTTCATCATGATTGGTCGTATACCCAGTTTGCTACCGTGGGTTCAGTAGTTGTTGACAGAGGTAGTtatgttttattgaaaaaactgTGTATATGTAacaatttgtgtttctttgtgaaattatttcaaaagataCAATAAAAAAGTTTTAACATATAAATTCATGATACAGAATCCTTGTAcatacatgacaaaaaaaaacaaataaaaagtgtttttattattgtttttgtaaTAAAGTTAGGCCTTCAACATGGAACAAAAGCTCACACCTTCACAACCATTTAATGGCACAACACTTACAAGGTCACGTATAGACAACttttatgttatacatgtattatgatggatttttttatatattttgcatgaTGTCTTTCCATGAAAATTATGATTTGTTTAGTATAACAAAACACTTAATTTTCTATTAATGTTTTTGTAGAGgatgatgatggtgatgatgatgagGAGGATGATAATGAAGATGAAGATACACAAAATGAGAGTAATGATGAAGATAAAATTACAGAGCCAGTTCCTAAGAAGAGACGGACAATATCAAAAATCTTTACTTGTCCTGAGGAAGGATGTACACGTTCTTTTAAACATTCATCTTCACTAGATCAACACATCATGGTGGGGAACTGTAATGTGAAGGAAGAAAAACTTAGCCTGGCAGATAGAACAAAGGTTTTATATGCTCAGAAGTTGGAAGATGGGAATTTAGGAGTGTCATTTACCAAACAATCTGACAACAACAACAATGCTGCTACTGACAAACTAAACAAAGGATGGGCATTAAAAGTGAACAAACCAAAAACCATTTTTACATTAGACCAAAAGGCTTACTTGCATGAAAAATTTATGATTGGGAAAACAACTGGAAGAAAAGAGGACCCATCAAAAGTAGCTGAGGAGATGCGATATGTCTTAAAAAATGGAGAAAACAGGTTCACTAGATCTCAATATCTAACCTCACAACAAATAGCTAGCTATTTCTCAAGACTTGtgcaaaaagaaaagaagatCGATGAAACAGATTTAATAGCTGCAACTGCAGACAGTAAATGTTCTGTTTTGAAAAGGAAGGTTTTGAAAGAATGTTCTCTATAATTTTAGATTAAGATGTTTATCAGTGaaatatctgtattttataagtctttttaaaatacttgtttgttttaatatttatattaactgtaaattcaaaaagtaTTTATTATTGCAAATCTCTGACCAGTGACAAACTTTTTTGTATAGGAAAATCGCCACTAAAAATGTCAATGCCAATTTAGGTTATTGCAAACCTGATTCTtacatttttcacatttttcgcattaataaaaacattacaataattttttaattttcagtataCCTTTTATAACACCTATGCATAAAAACACAACCCTGATCATGACATTTTCCCTGATTTTTGGCAGGGAAAGGGcactgaaagataaaaaaaactattaacccgaaaatttatatattttttctcccCACTACCACAAATTTAATGGAGAGACATATTGTTTTGGCTTATTTGTCTGTCCGTCTCACAGTTTATCAGTGCAACTCCTGTTAAACTAAAGAACTGATTTTTATGATGAAACttggtatgtagttgtgcatGTTAACAGGAAATTTTGATCAGCTAAATTTGTTGAAGTTATGCCCTTTTGAACTTACTttacctctgaaactactaaacgGAAGGAGACATGTTTTTAGACGAAGACAAACTTTAATTGAAGTTATGTTTGTCAGTCCCTGATGAATCCAGATGATAACTTGAGAACCAATCAAAAAATGTGTAACAATCTTAACACAGTGTTTTAATCCTATAAACAACAGATCAAGTTCAGTTTTCATCTAAATCCAACAAAAAGTTTTATGATTTATGCTATTTTTAAGTTTTGcatctgacccccccccccctttcccccttttttgGAAGGGTCCAGATGACAAATTGAAAACAGATAAACCTTtaatttaaaactttacacaGTGTTTCAGTACTAAAAAACAAAAGTCTCcttcaattttcatttaaattgaacaaaaaatgtgAGAATTATGCTATTTTCAAGTTTTCAAGTTTTGCACCCCCTTCTCCCCCACCCCCACCCTTTTAAAAGTTTCTTAatgaaaacctaaaaaaaataattaaccttTATAAAATGTGGCTGAGTATCAttatttttgttgattgtttagtGAAATATTTTGCCAAGAGACAATATATTGCAATTTGAAATGAACTACCATTTCCATGGAAATATgcatattttgcaattttttgttattttttaggaTTTATGTACAGAAAGGTCTTGAAATTTCCCAcaatttttttggggggtttaAATCCAACTATATATCATCTACGTATATTACCATTAGTTTAATTTCAAATCAGTGTgcaaaggtaaaaaaaatctattcaaaaTAGGCTCCCAAAGGGAATTTTCTTGATTTGGTAAAATGCcaaaatttgtatatataaagtGCCGTTTTGAATTATGCAAAATTATTTttaggaatatttttttatatgataagaAACTTGAAATACAGTAGTTTAAGATAAATAAAGCATATTCCACTGTATTGTAAATATTATACTATATTATGTCAATTAAATTGGTCAGAATtgcagtttttgtgttttttctcaGGAGGCCATTGTATGAAAAATAGGTAACACCGTTTCCATAGCAACCCAtcattttggtaatttttttttattgaaaacattaATGGTAATGTAGTGTGACTACACACAATAAgtttaaagaaatttgaaaaggtAGTGTGGCCAGCCAGTATTGATATTGTTTGATAATTACAGAGAATTGATATTAAAGGACATTCccaactctttaagtcgaagagacataagatatcaaaggacattcccaactctttaagtcgaagagacgtaagatatcaaaggacattcacaactctataagtgaaagagacataagatatcaaagaaCATTCCCAACTCTTTAAGTTGATGAGACGTAAGATATCAAaagacattcacaactctttaagtcgaagagacgtaagatatcaaaggacattccaactctttaagtcgaagagacataatatatcaaaggacattcccaactctttaagtcgaagagacataagatatcaaaggacattcccaactctttaagtcgaagagacgtaagatatcaaaggacattcacaactcttttaAGTTGAAGAGAAACTGACGACGCCATggcaaaacatgaaaaacaatcaaaatacaaacaacaggAGAAATCAAAATGACTACAGTGAAAAGAATTTCAATACAAAATTCCAGGACACAAACAAAGAGACATAaaatatcaaaggacattcacaagtctttaagtcgaagagacatcagatatcaaaggacattcacaacgctttaagtcgaagagacataagatatgAAAGGacttcacaactctttaagtcgaagagacataagatatcaaaggacattcacaactctttaagtcgaagagacataagatatcaaaggacatttacacctctttaagtcgaagagacataagatatcaaaggacattcacaactctttaagtcgaaaagacataagatatcaaaggacattcccAACTCTTTAAGTCggagagacataagatatcaaaggacattcacaccTCTTTAAGTCggagagacataagatatcaaaggacattcacacctctttaagtcgaagagacataatatatcaaaggacattcacaccTCTTTAAGTCggagagacataagatatcaaaggacattcacaccTCTTTAAGTCggagagacataagatatcaaaggacattcacaccTCTTTAAGTCggagagacataagatatcaaaggacattcacaactctttaagtcgaagagacataagatatcaaaggacattcacaactctttaagtcgaagagacataagatatcaaaggacattcacaactctttaagtcgaagagacataagatatcaaaggacattcacaactctttaagtcgaagagacataagatatcaaaggacattcacaactctttaagtcgaagagacataagatatcaaaggacattcacaactctttaagtcgaagagacataagatatcaaaggacattcacaactcttttaagtcgaagagacataagatatcaaaggacattcccaactctttaagtcgaaggaagagacaaaagatatcaaaggacattcacaattctttaagtcgaagagacataagatatcaaatggcattcacaactctttaagtcgaagagacataagatatcaaaggacattcacaagtCTTTAAGttgaagagacataagatatcaaaggacattcacaattCTTTTAAGgcgaagagacataagatatcaaaggacattcacaactctttaagtcgaagagacgtaagatatcaaaggacattcacaactcttttaagtcgaagagacataagatatcaaaggacattcacaactctttaagtgaaagagacataagatatcaaaggacattcacaactctttaagtgaaagagacataagatatcaaaggacattcacaactctttaagtcaaagagacataagatatcaaaggacattcacaactctttaagtgaaagagacataagatatcaaaggacatttacaactctttaagtcaaagagacataagatatcaaaggacattcacaactctttaagtgaaagagacataagatatcaaaggacattcacaactctttaagtcaaagagacataagatatcaaaggacattcacacctctttaagtcaaagagacataagatatcaaaggacattcacaactctttaagtcaaagagacataagatatcaaaggacattcacaactctttaagtcaaagagacataagatatccaaggacattcacaactctttaagtcgaagagacataagatatcaaaggacattcacaactctttaagtcgaagagacataagatattaaaggacattcacaactcttttaAGTCGAAGAGAAACTGAcgacgccatggcaaaaaatgaacaacaatcaaaatacaaacaacattcttcaaaacattacatagaaaattaaagacccTACAATACTAACCTCAACAAAAACTGAGGCTCATCTCTAAACTGA from Mytilus edulis chromosome 7, xbMytEdul2.2, whole genome shotgun sequence encodes the following:
- the LOC139482448 gene encoding uncharacterized protein; this translates as SYALSEEKGPFCQKCDNHSHTDECQQCSFVDETLSFISKSAIERHWDNPEAVLFKVEKAIADIYEWKSHILRSKNQEKARQAVVNCLGENEAFMVADWAMKFLPRKFREGQTDWFGKRGINWHITVTMLKSEGSVKFLTHVHIFEQPTPQDAATTGAILVDVVQNIPSVKKVNIWSDNAGCYKSTLTIATLHQELDKKIKSYNFCEAQDGKGACDRKASHIKSAIKRYVNEGNNVTTAHQMKLAIDSQQRGQYMVKVISPVINADDDKVSLRSIPLISMLHNFKFTDNGLQVWRAYDIGQGKLISWNSIIDEKIPVIQLFVHHDWSYTQFATVGSVVVDREDDDGDDDEEDDNEDEDTQNESNDEDKITEPVPKKRRTISKIFTCPEEGCTRSFKHSSSLDQHIMVGNCNVKEEKLSLADRTKVLYAQKLEDGNLGVSFTKQSDNNNNAATDKLNKGWALKVNKPKTIFTLDQKAYLHEKFMIGKTTGRKEDPSKVAEEMRYVLKNGENRFTRSQYLTSQQIASYFSRLVQKEKKIDETDLIAATADSKCSVLKRKVLKECSL